A window of Aeromicrobium sp. A1-2 contains these coding sequences:
- a CDS encoding arginine deiminase, translating to MTRGADSEVGRLRTVMLHRPGPELGRLTPRNNDQLLFDGIPWLGRAQEEHDAFAQALRDRDVEVLYLVDLLVETLSDPEARASIIDGTTASLRLGDGLRDHLRRVMTDLAPDVLAHTLTAGLRNDEVKSFRSIVTSLLPREDFLIEPLPNLLFTRDSSVWLRGHVAVTSLAMPARARETQLTGLIYEHHPRFADVPRVHGAHLEHVEGGDVLLMAPGTIAVGVGERTTPAGFERFARQSLTDGLAHTVLAVPIAQERATMHLDTIVTMVDVDTVVMYPNMADTLRAHAVTLEGDQLVVAPERSFFTAAAEAMGIETLHQIDTGLDPVTAEREQWDDGNNTLAIGPRLAVAYERNVQTNARLEEHGIEVVAISGSELGSGRGGPRCMSCPMERD from the coding sequence ATGACACGTGGAGCGGACAGCGAAGTCGGTCGGTTGCGGACAGTCATGCTGCACCGGCCGGGGCCCGAGCTCGGTCGGTTGACACCGCGCAACAACGACCAGTTGCTGTTCGACGGCATCCCGTGGCTCGGCCGCGCCCAGGAGGAGCACGACGCCTTCGCCCAGGCACTGCGCGACCGCGACGTCGAGGTGCTCTACCTCGTGGACCTACTGGTCGAGACACTCTCCGATCCGGAGGCCAGGGCCTCGATCATCGATGGCACCACCGCGAGCCTGCGGCTCGGCGACGGCCTCCGCGACCACCTGCGTCGAGTCATGACCGACCTGGCCCCGGACGTGCTGGCGCACACCCTGACGGCGGGCCTGCGCAATGACGAGGTCAAGAGCTTCCGCAGCATCGTCACGAGCTTGCTGCCCCGCGAGGACTTCCTCATCGAGCCGCTCCCCAACCTGTTGTTCACCCGCGACTCGTCGGTGTGGCTGCGCGGTCACGTCGCGGTCACGAGCCTCGCGATGCCGGCACGGGCCCGAGAGACCCAGCTCACCGGGCTGATCTACGAGCACCATCCCCGCTTCGCGGACGTGCCGCGGGTGCACGGCGCCCACCTCGAGCACGTCGAGGGTGGGGACGTCCTGCTGATGGCCCCGGGCACGATCGCGGTGGGAGTCGGTGAACGCACCACGCCGGCCGGCTTCGAGCGCTTCGCCCGGCAGTCACTCACCGATGGACTCGCGCACACCGTGCTCGCGGTGCCGATCGCGCAGGAGCGCGCCACGATGCACCTCGACACGATCGTGACGATGGTCGACGTCGACACCGTGGTGATGTACCCCAACATGGCCGACACCCTGCGCGCCCACGCCGTCACCCTCGAGGGCGACCAGCTCGTCGTCGCACCCGAGCGGTCGTTCTTCACCGCGGCTGCCGAGGCCATGGGCATCGAGACGTTGCACCAGATCGACACGGGCCTGGATCCCGTCACGGCCGAGCGGGAGCAGTGGGACGACGGGAACAACACGTTGGCGATTGGTCCGCGACTGGCGGTGGCGTACGAGCGCAACGTGCAGACCAACGCCCGGCTCGAGGAGCACGGCATCGAGGTCGTGGCAATCAGCGGTTCCGAGCTCGGCTCGGGCCGCGGCGGACCGCGCTGCATGTCGTGCCCGATGGAGCGCGACTGA
- a CDS encoding DUF5926 family protein, translating into MGKKSRIKNKAAKKERMPYVARTFEGLPHEADWIALREFVPSATAVIQLASGRSVRICSLLPGNGAGIVRPDGEIWVGLQVAHNFGDISRDLAYVVETALELEPGQPVPMGDPGVGPRLQDLIDPSSGFEVEVHQGFDYWVEGTEERPETADLLAEANDTVAPTVRLESVESAYWTEMGPQRFLRWVMTEDETPLLDALARLRVRGEDTLGDGTKLIGHFRGHGRLVPVWEFEVDAAALEEPARAFRSRLDVALADDSPLTTEERSARNSIVSRQVTI; encoded by the coding sequence ATGGGCAAGAAGTCGCGAATCAAGAACAAGGCCGCCAAGAAGGAGCGCATGCCCTATGTGGCACGCACCTTCGAAGGGCTCCCGCACGAGGCCGACTGGATCGCCCTGCGCGAGTTCGTCCCCTCCGCCACCGCGGTCATCCAGCTCGCGTCAGGCCGCTCCGTTCGGATCTGCTCGTTGCTGCCGGGCAACGGCGCCGGCATTGTGCGCCCCGACGGCGAGATCTGGGTCGGTCTGCAGGTCGCCCACAACTTCGGCGACATCAGTCGCGACCTTGCGTACGTCGTCGAGACGGCGCTCGAGCTCGAGCCCGGCCAGCCCGTGCCGATGGGTGATCCCGGTGTGGGACCCCGCCTGCAGGACCTGATCGACCCGTCCAGCGGATTCGAGGTCGAGGTGCACCAGGGCTTCGACTACTGGGTTGAAGGCACTGAGGAACGTCCCGAGACCGCCGATCTGCTCGCCGAGGCCAATGACACGGTCGCCCCGACGGTGCGTCTGGAGTCGGTCGAGTCGGCGTACTGGACCGAGATGGGTCCGCAGCGATTCCTGCGCTGGGTCATGACCGAGGACGAGACTCCGTTGCTGGATGCACTGGCCCGGTTGCGAGTGCGTGGTGAGGACACCCTGGGAGACGGGACCAAGCTGATCGGGCACTTCCGTGGACACGGCCGGCTGGTGCCGGTGTGGGAGTTCGAGGTCGACGCGGCAGCACTGGAGGAGCCGGCGCGGGCGTTCCGCTCCCGGCTCGATGTGGCGCTGGCGGACGACAGCCCCTTGACCACTGAGGAGCGCTCGGCCCGCAACTCGATCGTCAGCCGTCAGGTCACGATCTGA
- a CDS encoding ATP-binding protein gives MKAHDTIRLPFVASTRGVARTRLAAFLTVNRASDEVVDDALIVISEMIANAVSHGVPTSDGTIEISWSISGTLLELSVYDAGVGASLKPIDFDEDSLSGRGLSIINRVADRWWVDMSKGTRVNAELGLSPH, from the coding sequence ATGAAGGCTCATGACACGATCCGTCTGCCCTTCGTGGCCTCGACCCGGGGGGTCGCCCGCACCCGACTCGCCGCCTTCCTGACCGTCAACCGAGCATCCGACGAGGTCGTCGACGACGCCCTGATCGTGATCAGCGAGATGATCGCCAACGCGGTCAGCCACGGCGTCCCGACGTCGGACGGGACGATCGAGATCTCCTGGTCGATCAGCGGCACGCTACTCGAGCTGAGCGTCTACGACGCGGGCGTCGGCGCATCGCTCAAGCCGATCGACTTCGACGAGGACTCACTCAGCGGCCGCGGCCTGTCGATCATCAACCGGGTTGCAGATCGTTGGTGGGTCGACATGTCCAAGGGCACCCGCGTCAACGCCGAGCTCGGTCTCAGCCCCCACTGA
- a CDS encoding rhodanese-like domain-containing protein: MTEIGIPTTDLSGVPEVIPSELAVLDVREDHEWAAGHIAGATHIPLGQLQARVGELDPSARTVVVCHLGGRSARATEWLHAQGHDVVNLAGGMEAWEQAGRPVAT, translated from the coding sequence ATGACTGAGATCGGCATTCCGACCACTGACCTCTCCGGCGTACCGGAGGTGATCCCGTCCGAGCTGGCGGTGCTCGACGTACGTGAGGATCACGAGTGGGCAGCCGGGCATATCGCCGGCGCGACCCACATCCCGCTGGGCCAGCTACAGGCCCGCGTCGGTGAGCTCGATCCGTCGGCACGGACCGTCGTGGTTTGCCATCTGGGCGGCCGATCCGCCCGGGCGACCGAGTGGCTGCACGCCCAGGGTCACGACGTCGTCAACCTCGCGGGCGGGATGGAGGCCTGGGAGCAGGCCGGACGTCCCGTCGCCACCTAG
- a CDS encoding CPBP family intramembrane glutamic endopeptidase, protein MSTSYHRLARETPVHRWWRLPLAGILGLAGYFAAGVGLLAAAAFVIYASGRDVETVIDRWSESPELDLTAPGLFAVSMISIAILLPVVLIAVQITGPRPIGFLTSVEGRMRWRWLGRVAAVAFAVYGVALGVSLAVTAATSPGQVSAPQIDGTAVLVLALILLLTPFQAAAEEYVFRGYVLQLVGSWTRFAAIPVIVSVPLFAVGHTYGLWGLVDVGVFGLTAAYLTIRTGGLEAAIAAHIANNVVLMVVEALGIVGFSDNGGPLELIPTVVTSITMVLYVSRLADRLGIARTRAPIEPLPPPRGVWPRPQALSGGLVAQWPPPVVRAEPTLHPDTPDYPGELPPGWKP, encoded by the coding sequence ATGTCCACGAGCTACCACCGACTGGCTCGAGAGACGCCGGTCCACCGATGGTGGCGCCTGCCGCTCGCCGGCATTCTGGGTCTCGCCGGCTATTTCGCGGCTGGCGTTGGCCTGCTCGCCGCGGCGGCCTTCGTGATCTATGCCTCCGGCCGCGATGTCGAGACCGTGATCGACCGCTGGTCCGAGTCGCCGGAGCTCGACCTGACCGCACCGGGCTTGTTCGCAGTCTCGATGATCTCGATCGCGATCCTGCTGCCGGTCGTCCTGATTGCCGTGCAGATCACCGGACCCCGGCCGATCGGATTCCTGACCTCGGTCGAGGGCCGCATGAGATGGCGGTGGCTCGGACGAGTCGCGGCTGTCGCGTTCGCGGTGTACGGCGTGGCGCTGGGTGTCTCGTTGGCGGTCACCGCGGCGACCTCACCCGGCCAGGTCAGCGCACCGCAGATCGACGGCACGGCGGTCCTGGTGCTCGCACTGATCCTGCTGCTGACGCCCTTCCAGGCGGCCGCCGAGGAGTACGTCTTCCGGGGCTACGTCCTTCAGCTCGTCGGCTCGTGGACCCGTTTCGCCGCCATTCCGGTGATCGTCTCGGTGCCGTTGTTCGCCGTGGGTCACACCTACGGCCTGTGGGGACTGGTCGACGTCGGCGTCTTCGGGCTCACCGCGGCGTACCTCACGATCCGGACGGGTGGGCTGGAGGCAGCGATCGCCGCCCACATCGCCAACAACGTCGTGCTGATGGTCGTGGAGGCGCTCGGGATCGTCGGGTTCTCCGACAACGGTGGCCCGCTCGAGCTGATCCCGACCGTCGTCACGAGCATCACGATGGTGCTTTACGTGAGCCGGCTGGCCGATCGGCTGGGGATCGCGCGTACCCGGGCGCCCATCGAGCCACTGCCGCCACCACGTGGCGTGTGGCCCAGACCCCAGGCTCTGTCCGGCGGGCTCGTTGCTCAGTGGCCGCCGCCCGTAGTCCGAGCCGAGCCGACCCTGCACCCCGACACTCCTGACTATCCCGGGGAGCTGCCGCCGGGCTGGAAGCCCTAG
- a CDS encoding HU family DNA-binding protein — MSRNDLVAALASKAGTSKAEADAVLSSFSEILLDSVSNGEKVSIPGILSVERVERAARTGRNPSTGETIDIPAGFGVKVSVGSRLKAAAK; from the coding sequence ATCTCACGCAACGACCTCGTCGCTGCCCTCGCTTCGAAGGCCGGCACCAGCAAGGCCGAGGCCGACGCAGTTCTCTCGTCCTTCAGCGAGATCCTGCTCGACTCCGTCAGCAATGGCGAGAAGGTCTCGATCCCCGGCATCCTGTCCGTCGAGCGTGTCGAACGCGCCGCGCGCACGGGTCGCAACCCGTCGACGGGCGAGACGATCGACATTCCCGCCGGTTTCGGCGTCAAGGTGAGCGTCGGCTCGCGCCTCAAGGCAGCGGCCAAGTAA
- the aat gene encoding leucyl/phenylalanyl-tRNA--protein transferase, which translates to MTRHALAVSPWVFDPTEWPLDDCVAAGADLEPGTLLAAYRSGAFPMPHDRELLWWSPMLRGVLEPSALRITRSLAKSRRRYDVTIDESFEEVIDACADPSRPGAWIDSPIREAYVRMHRLGWAHSVETRDSDGALVGGLYGLSIGRLFAGESMFHRATDASKVALVSLTEIMGDTGLIDTQWRTDHLATLGVTEWPRERYLRTIGPLVDADPPSIWF; encoded by the coding sequence GTGACGCGGCACGCGTTGGCCGTCTCGCCGTGGGTCTTCGACCCCACGGAGTGGCCGCTCGACGACTGCGTAGCCGCCGGCGCCGACCTCGAGCCGGGGACCCTCCTGGCTGCGTACCGCAGCGGCGCCTTCCCGATGCCGCACGACCGCGAGCTGCTGTGGTGGTCGCCGATGCTCCGCGGCGTCCTGGAGCCGTCGGCGTTGCGGATCACCCGGTCGCTGGCAAAGTCGCGGCGACGCTACGACGTCACGATTGACGAGTCGTTCGAGGAGGTCATCGATGCATGTGCCGACCCGTCCCGGCCCGGTGCATGGATCGACTCGCCGATCCGCGAGGCGTACGTGCGCATGCACCGGCTCGGCTGGGCGCACTCGGTCGAGACGCGCGACTCCGACGGCGCGCTGGTGGGCGGTCTGTACGGGCTGAGCATCGGCCGACTCTTCGCCGGTGAGTCGATGTTCCACCGGGCGACCGATGCCTCGAAGGTTGCGCTGGTCTCACTGACCGAGATCATGGGCGACACGGGGCTGATCGACACCCAGTGGCGCACCGACCACCTCGCGACGTTGGGCGTCACCGAGTGGCCGCGCGAACGTTACCTGCGCACGATCGGCCCCCTGGTCGACGCTGACCCCCCTTCGATCTGGTTCTGA
- a CDS encoding phosphotransferase, translating to MGRPFSECVVELGWRREVESWVDQQLARDGHRITGPIQQPRVRPWSTQLMIPTDLGLMWFKANCAGLAFEPLVHAELARLAPASVDQPYAIEPERGWMLTRDRGTTLGESHEPTVEDWRVVLGEAAAVQRIAVGHSEALLAAGLPDCSPATVVDRFDRIVDILVDLPDEHPTRIDAYLERRLRAIRPEIVDAVDELTASSLPSTWQHGDIHPWNVFAVGAGTLRIFDFGDGQWAHAAELLTVPHGWIIERGTVSWEDVVEGYCAMWDVEPADLESQRVATELTQPVNRAMTWWACLAEAAAVEWAEWGDAPIDHLSRLVEP from the coding sequence ATGGGACGCCCCTTCTCCGAGTGTGTGGTCGAGCTCGGCTGGCGTCGTGAGGTCGAGTCCTGGGTCGACCAGCAGCTGGCTCGAGACGGACACCGGATCACCGGACCGATTCAGCAGCCACGCGTACGGCCGTGGTCGACGCAGCTCATGATTCCGACCGACCTGGGCTTGATGTGGTTCAAGGCCAACTGCGCGGGGCTGGCGTTCGAGCCGCTCGTGCACGCCGAGCTGGCCCGGCTGGCCCCCGCGTCGGTGGACCAGCCGTATGCCATCGAGCCCGAGCGTGGCTGGATGCTGACGCGCGACCGCGGCACGACCCTGGGCGAGTCGCACGAGCCGACCGTCGAAGATTGGCGCGTGGTGCTCGGCGAGGCCGCTGCCGTGCAACGCATCGCTGTCGGGCATTCCGAGGCGCTCCTGGCCGCGGGCCTGCCCGACTGCTCACCAGCCACTGTGGTCGACCGGTTCGACCGGATCGTCGACATCCTCGTCGACCTGCCGGACGAGCACCCGACGCGGATCGATGCATACCTGGAGCGCCGGCTGCGAGCGATTCGGCCCGAAATCGTGGATGCGGTCGACGAGCTGACCGCTTCGTCCCTGCCGTCGACGTGGCAGCACGGTGACATCCATCCGTGGAACGTCTTCGCAGTCGGTGCCGGCACACTGCGCATCTTCGACTTCGGAGACGGTCAGTGGGCGCATGCGGCGGAGCTGCTGACCGTCCCGCATGGCTGGATCATCGAGCGGGGCACGGTCTCGTGGGAGGACGTCGTAGAGGGCTATTGCGCGATGTGGGATGTCGAGCCGGCCGATCTGGAGTCGCAGCGAGTCGCCACGGAGCTGACCCAGCCGGTCAACCGGGCGATGACGTGGTGGGCGTGTCTCGCGGAGGCCGCCGCGGTGGAGTGGGCCGAGTGGGGCGACGCCCCGATCGACCACCTGTCCCGGTTGGTCGAGCCGTGA
- a CDS encoding EcsC family protein: MGVRRTAAVTAGAKLAPAMASGYVRTVLDHAIDGIGPLRSAAASGETKLVDHGGDVERAIRGIVRLHSSLAGVQGFVTNLGGVAALAVSVPANVVGVTVVQCHLVAGIAHLRGYDLEDPRVRNAILACMLGEDAVTSLVEKRRLPSSPMALATSPVHDPVLDETLSREVTSELVGRTAGRRAITLIGRRVPLLGGAVGASSDAYATWQIGQFAAEELRDRRLAR; this comes from the coding sequence ATGGGAGTCCGCCGTACTGCCGCCGTCACGGCGGGTGCCAAGCTCGCCCCGGCCATGGCATCGGGCTACGTCCGCACGGTCCTTGACCACGCGATCGACGGAATTGGCCCGCTCCGCTCGGCCGCCGCCTCGGGCGAGACCAAGCTCGTCGACCACGGCGGCGACGTCGAGCGGGCCATCCGCGGTATCGTGCGCCTGCACTCGAGCCTGGCCGGCGTCCAGGGCTTCGTGACCAACCTGGGTGGCGTTGCGGCCCTCGCCGTCTCGGTGCCGGCCAACGTCGTCGGCGTCACTGTCGTGCAGTGCCACCTGGTTGCCGGCATCGCCCACCTCCGCGGCTACGACCTCGAAGACCCGCGGGTCCGCAACGCGATCCTGGCCTGCATGCTCGGCGAGGATGCCGTGACCTCCCTGGTCGAGAAGCGCCGGTTGCCGTCCTCGCCGATGGCATTGGCGACCTCACCGGTGCATGACCCCGTGCTCGACGAGACCTTGTCGCGTGAGGTCACCTCCGAGCTCGTCGGACGCACCGCGGGGCGGCGGGCCATCACCCTGATCGGCCGCAGGGTCCCTCTCCTGGGTGGAGCCGTCGGGGCCTCCAGTGACGCGTACGCGACGTGGCAGATCGGCCAGTTTGCCGCCGAGGAGCTCCGCGACCGTAGGCTGGCCCGCTGA
- a CDS encoding hydroxymethylglutaryl-CoA lyase, translated as MIPMVVRDEALPERVTIYEVGPRDGLQNESAVVPLADKAEFISRLVAAGLPVVEVTSFVHPKWVPQLADAAELVALLPLDGPTPLPVLVPNERGLDRALAAGCPHIAIFGSATETFAQKNLNATLDSQFAMFEPVVGRARAAGVDVRAYVSMCFGDPWEGAVPIEQVVATGTRLLDLGATQLSIGDTIGVATAAHVGALIDAFGAAGVDVDLLAMHFHDTYGQALANSYAALRHGITTFDASAGGLGGCPYAESATGNLATEDLVWMLTGLGIEHGVDLDALVQTSRWMSGVLGKEPASAVVRALG; from the coding sequence ATGATCCCGATGGTCGTGCGCGACGAGGCCCTGCCCGAACGGGTCACGATCTACGAGGTCGGCCCGCGGGACGGCCTGCAGAACGAGTCCGCGGTCGTGCCGCTGGCCGACAAGGCCGAGTTCATCTCCCGCCTGGTCGCCGCGGGGCTGCCGGTCGTCGAGGTGACGAGCTTCGTGCACCCCAAGTGGGTGCCGCAGCTGGCCGACGCCGCCGAGCTCGTGGCCCTCCTGCCGCTGGATGGTCCGACACCGCTGCCGGTGCTGGTGCCCAATGAGCGTGGCCTGGACCGTGCGCTGGCTGCGGGTTGCCCCCACATCGCGATCTTCGGCAGCGCGACCGAGACCTTCGCCCAGAAGAACCTCAACGCGACGCTCGACTCCCAGTTCGCAATGTTCGAGCCGGTCGTGGGTCGCGCACGGGCCGCCGGGGTCGACGTCCGCGCCTATGTCTCGATGTGTTTTGGCGATCCGTGGGAAGGCGCCGTGCCGATCGAGCAGGTCGTCGCCACCGGTACACGGCTGCTCGACCTCGGCGCGACCCAGCTCTCGATCGGCGACACGATCGGTGTCGCGACGGCGGCTCACGTTGGTGCGCTGATCGATGCCTTTGGTGCGGCCGGGGTCGATGTGGACCTGCTCGCGATGCACTTCCACGACACCTACGGCCAGGCGCTCGCCAACTCGTACGCCGCCCTGCGCCACGGCATCACGACGTTCGACGCATCCGCCGGCGGGCTCGGCGGCTGCCCGTACGCCGAGAGCGCGACTGGCAATTTGGCGACCGAGGACCTGGTCTGGATGTTGACCGGCCTGGGCATCGAGCACGGGGTCGACCTCGACGCGCTCGTGCAGACCAGCCGGTGGATGTCCGGCGTCCTCGGCAAGGAGCCGGCCAGCGCCGTCGTGCGCGCCCTGGGCTGA
- a CDS encoding biotin carboxylase N-terminal domain-containing protein produces MTFSSVLIANRGEIARRVIVACREAGLRSIAIYSDADADAPYVRLADDAVHIGPTPATESYLSIERVLAAAKDSGAEAIHPGYGFLSERAEFARAVVDAGLVFIGPTADVMDAMGRKDRARTIAGRAGVPVTPHFDPEAVPADAYPVLVKAAAGGGGKGMRIVREAGGLAAAIDAARREAASAFGDDTLLVEKYVEAGRHVEVQVFGDNAGHIVHLFERDCSVQRRHQKVVEEAPAYGLTDELRRTLHDSSVALCREVGYTGAGTVEFLVADGRAYFLEMNTRLQVEHPVTEQITGLDLVQWQLLVAAGHDLPLAQDEITASGHAMEVRVYAEDPYSGFLPQAGHVLAAAWPEDVRVETDLFGDQEVSTAYDPMLGKIIVTGSDREDARVRMIAALDDTGIFGVTTNVGFARRLVAADEFAAGRVHTAWLDSDAAADLLTTPTLSEPAARAAALLWAGLTLPDGSSPLSVHDGWRSGGDPAAVRIVLVDEADRSWEHLIGDDEPAGAAELAIADTDGLTIAWQGQTWRLDAPDPMRGGHQRGAATDADLVSPMPGTVLRVDVSPGDIVTLGQQLGVVEAMKMELSMVAPYDGVVSHVGAAAGDQVPIKHLLFTVDPAATKEQS; encoded by the coding sequence ATGACGTTCTCGAGTGTCCTGATCGCCAACCGTGGCGAGATCGCCCGACGCGTCATCGTGGCCTGCCGCGAGGCGGGTCTGCGTAGCATCGCGATCTACTCCGACGCCGATGCCGATGCGCCCTACGTGCGGCTTGCCGACGATGCGGTGCACATCGGGCCGACTCCGGCCACCGAGTCGTATCTCTCGATCGAGCGGGTCCTGGCCGCTGCGAAGGATTCCGGTGCCGAGGCGATCCACCCGGGCTACGGCTTCTTGTCCGAGCGGGCCGAGTTCGCGCGCGCCGTCGTGGATGCGGGATTGGTGTTCATCGGCCCGACCGCCGACGTCATGGACGCGATGGGCCGCAAGGACCGCGCCCGCACGATTGCCGGGCGCGCCGGTGTGCCGGTCACTCCACACTTCGACCCCGAGGCGGTCCCGGCCGACGCCTACCCCGTGCTGGTCAAGGCCGCGGCCGGCGGCGGTGGCAAGGGCATGCGGATCGTGCGCGAGGCCGGTGGCCTGGCGGCCGCGATCGATGCGGCACGGCGCGAGGCGGCGTCGGCCTTCGGTGACGACACCCTGCTGGTCGAGAAGTACGTCGAGGCCGGCCGGCACGTCGAGGTCCAGGTCTTCGGCGACAACGCCGGACACATCGTCCACCTGTTCGAGCGCGACTGCTCGGTGCAGCGCCGTCACCAGAAGGTCGTCGAGGAGGCACCCGCGTACGGGCTCACCGACGAGCTTCGCCGCACGCTGCACGACTCGTCCGTCGCGCTGTGCCGCGAGGTCGGCTACACCGGCGCCGGGACGGTTGAGTTCCTGGTCGCCGACGGGCGGGCGTACTTCTTGGAGATGAACACCCGACTGCAGGTCGAGCACCCCGTCACCGAGCAGATCACGGGTCTTGACCTGGTGCAGTGGCAGCTGCTGGTCGCGGCGGGACATGACCTGCCGCTGGCCCAGGACGAGATCACTGCGTCCGGGCACGCGATGGAGGTGCGGGTCTACGCCGAGGACCCCTATTCCGGGTTCCTCCCGCAGGCCGGGCACGTGCTGGCCGCCGCGTGGCCCGAGGACGTCCGCGTCGAGACCGACCTGTTCGGCGACCAGGAAGTCTCCACGGCATACGACCCGATGCTCGGCAAGATCATCGTGACCGGGTCGGACCGTGAAGACGCTCGCGTGCGCATGATCGCCGCGCTCGACGACACCGGCATCTTCGGCGTGACGACCAATGTGGGCTTCGCGCGCCGCCTGGTCGCCGCCGACGAGTTCGCGGCCGGACGGGTCCACACCGCCTGGCTCGACAGCGACGCCGCCGCGGACCTGCTGACCACGCCGACCCTCTCGGAGCCGGCCGCCCGGGCCGCCGCCCTGCTCTGGGCCGGGCTGACCCTGCCTGACGGCAGCTCGCCCCTGTCGGTGCACGACGGTTGGCGCTCCGGCGGCGATCCTGCCGCGGTGCGGATCGTGCTGGTCGACGAGGCGGACCGCAGCTGGGAGCACCTGATCGGCGACGACGAGCCGGCCGGTGCAGCCGAGCTCGCGATCGCCGACACCGACGGTCTGACGATCGCGTGGCAGGGCCAGACCTGGCGGCTGGACGCCCCCGACCCGATGCGCGGCGGGCACCAGCGCGGCGCTGCGACAGACGCCGACCTCGTGTCACCCATGCCGGGCACGGTGCTGAGGGTCGACGTGTCGCCGGGCGACATCGTGACGCTCGGACAGCAGCTCGGTGTGGTCGAGGCCATGAAGATGGAGCTGTCGATGGTGGCGCCGTACGACGGCGTCGTCTCGCACGTCGGCGCAGCAGCCGGCGATCAGGTGCCGATCAAGCACCTGCTGTTCACGGTGGACCCCGCCGCCACCAAGGAGCAGTCATGA